Proteins found in one Candidatus Anaeroferrophillus wilburensis genomic segment:
- a CDS encoding NYN domain-containing protein has product MRIAVDGYNVIAAVSGSLDYLDLEAERQSLVDLLASYRVARRHNIVVVFDGWQVAAGAAQRRTHEQGISLVFSPLGVKADTVLEQMARTYGSGLTVVTSDRELQLRVHCWHAVSLGAEEFYQQVVAVVLAGEMGCGDEGEPAPWCGSTRKKGNARRLSRKQRQKEIRRNSL; this is encoded by the coding sequence ATGCGGATAGCGGTGGATGGCTACAATGTTATTGCGGCAGTTTCCGGATCGCTGGACTATCTTGACCTGGAGGCGGAGCGGCAAAGCCTGGTTGATCTGCTGGCGTCCTATCGTGTCGCCCGCCGGCATAATATTGTCGTTGTTTTTGATGGCTGGCAGGTAGCAGCCGGGGCAGCACAGCGGCGAACCCATGAGCAGGGGATCAGCCTGGTTTTTTCTCCCCTTGGCGTGAAAGCTGATACCGTGCTGGAGCAGATGGCCAGAACCTATGGGTCAGGATTGACCGTGGTAACCAGTGATCGGGAGCTGCAGTTGCGAGTCCACTGCTGGCATGCGGTCAGCCTTGGTGCCGAAGAGTTTTATCAGCAGGTAGTGGCCGTGGTGCTGGCCGGTGAAATGGGATGTGGCGATGAGGGAGAGCCGGCACCATGGTGCGGTTCTACCAGAAAGAAGGGTAACGCCCGCCGGCTGTCCCGCAAGCAGCGGCAGAAGGAGATCCGGCGGAATTCACTGTAG
- a CDS encoding pyruvate/oxaloacetate carboxyltransferase: MAHKVQITDTVLRDAHQSLLATRMRTKDMLPVAGDLDKIGYWSLEVWGGATFDSCLRFLKEDPWERLRALRKAIPNTRLQMLLRGQNILGYRHYADDVLQTFVERAAANGIDVFRIFDALNDPRNMRVAMESVKKAGKIAEASVSYTISPVHNNSYFVDLAQELVGMGADTICIKDMAGLLAPYDAYELVKAMKEKITVPIHLHCHCTSGMAHMTYLKAIEAGVDIIDCAISTVSQGTSQAPTESMVAALRNTPYDTGLELEPLAKIAEYMKEVRAKYGAYESGFTGVDTNVLIYQVPGGMMSNLETQLRDQGAIGKLKDVLEEIPRVRKDFGYPPLVTPSSQIVGTQATLNVLTGKRYLMIPTESKNVLKGMYGRSVAPFDPDVQKLALKGEDPITCRPADLIPPEMEKLTAELGDKAKSVEDVLSYALFPKVALQFFEEREKGTFEPEDKLPKD; this comes from the coding sequence ATGGCTCACAAAGTGCAGATAACAGATACCGTCTTGCGAGATGCGCACCAGTCGTTACTGGCTACCAGAATGCGGACCAAAGATATGCTGCCGGTGGCCGGCGATTTGGATAAAATTGGTTATTGGTCGCTGGAAGTGTGGGGGGGGGCAACATTTGATTCCTGTTTGCGCTTTCTGAAAGAGGACCCCTGGGAGAGGCTGAGGGCGTTGCGTAAAGCGATTCCCAATACCCGTTTGCAGATGCTGCTTCGTGGACAGAATATCCTTGGCTATCGCCATTATGCCGATGATGTGTTGCAGACCTTTGTTGAGCGGGCAGCTGCCAATGGTATCGATGTTTTTCGTATTTTTGATGCCTTGAATGATCCCCGCAATATGCGGGTGGCGATGGAATCAGTGAAGAAAGCCGGTAAGATTGCCGAGGCTTCTGTCAGCTATACCATCAGTCCCGTGCACAATAATAGCTATTTTGTTGATCTTGCTCAGGAACTGGTCGGCATGGGTGCCGATACCATCTGTATTAAAGACATGGCCGGTCTCCTGGCTCCTTATGACGCCTACGAGCTGGTGAAGGCGATGAAGGAAAAGATCACCGTACCAATTCACCTGCATTGTCATTGTACCAGCGGTATGGCCCATATGACCTACTTGAAGGCGATTGAAGCCGGTGTTGATATTATTGACTGCGCCATTTCCACCGTTTCCCAGGGGACGTCGCAGGCGCCGACCGAGAGTATGGTTGCCGCTTTGCGGAACACCCCCTATGATACCGGCTTGGAACTTGAGCCGTTGGCAAAAATTGCCGAATATATGAAAGAGGTGCGGGCCAAATATGGTGCTTATGAAAGTGGTTTTACCGGTGTTGATACCAACGTCCTGATCTATCAGGTGCCCGGCGGAATGATGTCAAATCTGGAAACCCAGTTGCGGGATCAGGGGGCGATCGGCAAGCTCAAGGACGTGCTTGAGGAGATTCCCCGGGTCAGAAAAGATTTTGGTTATCCGCCACTGGTGACTCCGAGCAGCCAAATTGTAGGTACGCAGGCGACCCTCAATGTTTTGACCGGCAAACGTTATCTGATGATTCCTACCGAATCAAAAAATGTTCTCAAGGGGATGTACGGCCGTTCGGTGGCTCCTTTTGATCCAGACGTGCAGAAGCTGGCTTTGAAAGGCGAGGATCCCATAACCTGCCGGCCAGCTGACCTGATTCCGCCTGAGATGGAAAAACTGACAGCTGAGTTGGGTGACAAGGCGAAGAGTGTCGAAGATGTCCTTTCCTATGCCCTCTTTCCCAAAGTGGCGCTGCAGTTTTTTGAAGAGCGAGAAAAAGGAACGTTTGAGCCCGAAGATAAGCTGCCCAAAGACTGA
- a CDS encoding acetyl-CoA carboxylase biotin carboxyl carrier protein subunit, protein MSEAITSPMVGKILDVKVKVGDQVAEGDEVAILEAMKMEMPIVSPIDGTVKAVNVAAGDAVESDTEIAVIE, encoded by the coding sequence ATGAGTGAAGCAATAACTTCCCCGATGGTTGGGAAAATTCTCGATGTGAAAGTAAAGGTTGGTGACCAGGTTGCTGAAGGTGACGAAGTGGCAATCCTCGAGGCAATGAAGATGGAGATGCCCATTGTTTCACCAATCGACGGAACGGTAAAGGCCGTGAACGTCGCTGCCGGTGATGCGGTGGAATCTGATACCGAAATCGCAGTGATCGAATAA
- a CDS encoding tetratricopeptide repeat protein, with product MNYAVALLGMLLLLLPVASCAPRAVNEPQPVPLVAGQEEVFSPPDMGESYYYFSVYTLLRQQNRMQEAIGCLQKAVAADSTSAYLKVELATLLLKAGKVAAARSLCEDALAIDSTYTPARLVLGGIYSATEEGELAIKQYEAVIASDPDNADAYLFLASLYANKLEYERAIDVLTTLREKEPDQIMPLFYLGKIYAELKLYQRAEQFYQEVLDRDPDFPDALFELGLIYEFDDRKDEAIAIYQRLLQVRHGDPRALERLGQLYIATGQADAALEVFSQLQKSGKAPLSVDIKLALIHFQAGNYDDAVKILTPLHEKHPKQDRITFYLASSYEAQGAIDRALQLFLLIEEQGDFYYDSRIHAAYLFDKKGDFKQGIAILEALIIAYPDKTSLYRMLSSLYEKAGNGEQALVVLQQALELFPDNYELTFAHGVLLHSLGDHQKSIAIMQSLLQKNPDDATVLNFIGYTYVELGVQLDDAEKLIRKALALKPDSGFIVDSLGWLFFTRGEYHQALETLQQAVSLVPDDPVIHEHLGDVYLELGDRDKALATYQRSLVLKDEPRVREKMKPLLSR from the coding sequence AATCCTATTACTATTTTTCTGTTTATACGCTTTTGCGTCAGCAAAACCGCATGCAGGAGGCGATCGGTTGCCTGCAGAAGGCCGTTGCTGCCGACTCGACTTCAGCTTACCTGAAGGTTGAACTGGCCACCTTGCTGCTTAAGGCGGGTAAAGTTGCTGCCGCCCGCAGTTTGTGCGAGGACGCCCTAGCCATTGATTCCACTTATACCCCTGCCCGCCTTGTGTTGGGCGGGATCTACTCGGCAACGGAGGAGGGGGAACTGGCCATCAAGCAGTATGAGGCGGTGATTGCCAGCGATCCTGATAATGCTGACGCCTATCTTTTCCTTGCCTCTCTCTATGCAAATAAGCTGGAATATGAGCGGGCCATAGACGTGCTAACCACGTTGAGGGAAAAAGAACCCGATCAAATTATGCCGCTCTTTTATCTTGGTAAGATCTATGCTGAATTGAAATTGTATCAGCGGGCGGAACAGTTTTATCAGGAAGTGCTGGATCGCGACCCCGATTTTCCCGATGCGCTTTTTGAACTTGGTCTGATTTATGAGTTTGATGATCGCAAAGATGAGGCAATTGCCATTTACCAGCGGCTTTTGCAGGTTAGACATGGTGACCCGAGAGCCCTGGAGCGTCTTGGTCAGTTGTATATTGCCACAGGACAGGCAGATGCGGCACTGGAGGTTTTCAGCCAGTTGCAAAAGAGTGGCAAAGCGCCGCTCAGTGTCGATATTAAATTGGCTCTCATCCATTTCCAGGCGGGAAACTACGATGACGCGGTAAAAATTTTGACGCCCCTCCATGAAAAACATCCTAAACAGGATCGGATTACCTTTTATCTGGCTTCCAGTTATGAGGCCCAGGGGGCAATTGACCGGGCCCTGCAATTGTTTCTCCTTATTGAGGAGCAGGGTGATTTCTACTATGATTCACGGATCCATGCCGCTTATCTGTTCGATAAAAAGGGCGATTTTAAGCAGGGGATAGCAATTCTCGAAGCGTTGATAATTGCCTACCCTGATAAAACCAGTCTTTACCGGATGCTGTCGTCCCTTTATGAAAAGGCTGGTAACGGTGAGCAGGCATTGGTGGTGTTGCAACAGGCCTTGGAGCTGTTTCCCGACAACTATGAGCTGACGTTTGCCCACGGGGTTTTGCTGCATTCTCTGGGTGATCATCAGAAGTCCATCGCCATCATGCAGTCGCTACTGCAAAAAAACCCCGACGATGCGACAGTACTCAATTTTATTGGCTATACGTATGTGGAATTGGGGGTGCAACTGGATGATGCTGAGAAGCTGATTCGCAAGGCGCTGGCCTTGAAGCCTGACAGCGGTTTTATTGTTGACAGCCTGGGGTGGCTCTTTTTTACCCGGGGGGAATATCACCAGGCTCTGGAAACTCTGCAACAAGCTGTTAGCCTGGTTCCGGACGATCCAGTGATTCATGAGCATCTCGGTGATGTCTATCTTGAGTTGGGGGATCGGGATAAAGCCCTGGCAACCTATCAGCGGTCATTGGTGCTGAAAGATGAGCCTCGAGTCCGTGAGAAGATGAAGCCTTTGCTTAGCCGTTGA